From Halichoerus grypus chromosome 6, mHalGry1.hap1.1, whole genome shotgun sequence, one genomic window encodes:
- the SSTR5 gene encoding somatostatin receptor type 5 yields MEPLFPAPTLASWNTSSAAASTGGENGTLAGMAPSPGARAVVVPVLYLLVCAVGLGGNALVIYVVLRHAKMKTVTNIYILNLAVADVLLMLGLPFLATQNAVSYWPFGPVLCRLVMTLDGINQFTSIFCLTVMSVDRYLAVVHPIRSTHWRRPRVAKLASAAVWAFSLLMSLPLVVFADIQEGWNTCNLSWPEPVGLWGAVFIIYTSVLGFFGPLLVICLCYLLIVVKVKASGVRVGATRRRSERKVTRMVVVVVVVFVGCWLPFFIVNIVNLAFVLPEEPASAGAYFFVVILSYANSCANPVLYGFLSDNFRQSFRKVLCLRKGYGAEDADATEPQPDKTSRPQEATLPMRGPEANGLMQTSRL; encoded by the coding sequence ATGGAGCCTCTGTTCCCGGCCCCCACGCTAGCCAGCTGGAACACCTCCTCTGCGGCCGCCAGCACAGGCGGTGAGAACGGGACGCTGGCGGGGATGGCGCCCTCGCCGGGCGCCCGAGCGGTGGTGGTGCCCGTGCTGTACCTGCTGGTGTGTGCGGTGGGGCTGGGCGGCAATGCCCTGGTCATCTATGTGGTGCTGCGCCACGCCAAGATGAAGACGGTCACCAACATCTACATCCTCAACCTGGCTGTGGCCGACGTGCTGCTCATGCTGGGGCTGCCCTTCCTGGCCACGCAGAACGCCGTCTCCTACTGGCCCTTCGGCCCCGTCCTGTGCCGCCTGGTCATGACGCTGGACGGCATCAACCAGTTCACCAGCATCTTCTGCCTGACCGTCATGAGTGTGGACCGCTACCTGGCCGTGGTGCACCCCATCCGCTCCACCCACTGGCGCCGCCCCAGGGTGGCCAAGCTGGCCAGCGCCGCGGTCTGGGCCTTCTCACTGCTCATGTCCCTGCCGCTGGTGGTCTTCGCAGACATCCAGGAGGGCTGGAACACCTGCAACCTCAGCTGGCCGGAGCCCGTGGGCCTGTGGGGTGCCGTGTTCATCATCTACACGTCTGTGCTGGGCTTCTTTGGGCCGCTGCTGGTCATCTGCCTGTGCTACCTGCTCATCGTGGTCAAGGTGAAGGCGTCGGGCGTGCGGGTGGGCGCCACGCGGCGGCGCTCGGAGCGCAAGGTGACCcgcatggtggtggtggtggtggtggtgttcgTGGGCTGCTGGCTGCCCTTCTTCATCGTCAACATCGTCAACCTGGCCTTTGTCCTGCCTGAGGAGCCGGCCTCCGCTGGTGCCTACTTCTTCGTGGTCATCTTGTCCTACGCCAACAGCTGTGCCAACCCCGTGCTCTACGGCTTCCTCTCCGACAACTTCCGCCAGAGCTTCCGGAAGGTTCTGTGCCTCCGCAAGGGCTACGGTGCCGAGGATGCAGACGCCACGGAGCCACAGCCCGACAAGACCAGCCGGCCACAGGAGGCCACGCTGCCCATGCGCGGCCCCGAGGCCAACGGGCTCATGCAGACCAGCCGGCTGTGA
- the C1QTNF8 gene encoding LOW QUALITY PROTEIN: complement C1q tumor necrosis factor-related protein 8 (The sequence of the model RefSeq protein was modified relative to this genomic sequence to represent the inferred CDS: inserted 3 bases in 2 codons) → MAASGLLLLLGLPVGAWPGLGLPQRPCVQCCRPAWPLATPGPYAPPEXTGEQWVPRVRPATDISILKGEKGEQGVRGPSGRSEKEGPPGXRDLWGRKGQKGQAGLPGSLCQCIYAAFSVAGGRACTHCFQAVPFHTELVNLDGAFHPASGCFLCAMPSVYFLSLNVHTWNYKETYLHIVCSGRAAAMPYAQTGERSVMQTQSLLLPLAAGDTVWVCLFQWDRNNAIYGEHGDLYITFSSHLVKPAAEL, encoded by the exons ATGGCAGCCTCCggcctcctgctcctcctggggctgcctgtgggggCCTGGCCCGGCCTGGGGCTGCCCCAACGGCCATGTGTGCAGTGCTGTCgccctgcctggcccctggccaCCCCCGGCCCCTACGCCCCCCCGGA CACTGGGGAGCAGTGGGTGCCCCGCGTGCGGCCTGCCACCGACATCTCCATCCTCAAAG GCGAGAAGGGTGAACAGGGGGTCAGAGGTCCCTCTGGCAGGAGCGAAAAGGAGGGTCCGCCGG GCCGGGACCTCTGGGGCCGCAAGGGCCAGAAGGGGCAGGCGGGGCTGCCGGGCTCCCTGTGTCAGTGCATCTACGCGGCCTTCTCCGTGGCCGGCGGGAGGGCCTGCACCCACTGCTTCCAGGCCGTGCCCTTCCACACGGAGCTGGTGAACCTCGACGGGGCCTTCCACCCAGCGTCCGGCTGCTTCCTGTGTGCCATGCCCAGCGTCTACTTCCTGAGCCTCAACGTGCACACGTGGAACTACAAGGAGACGTACCTGCACATCGTGTGCAGCGGGCGGGCTGCCGCCATGCCCTACGCGCAGACTGGCGAGCGCAGCGTCATGCAGACCCAgagcctgctgctgcccctggccGCCGGAGACACCGTCTGGGTGTGCCTGTTCCAGTGGGACCGCAACAACGCCATCTACGGCGAGCACGGCGACCTCTATATCACCTTCAGCAGCCACCTGGTCAAGCCGGCCGCAGAGCTCTAG